The Prosthecobacter sp. genome contains the following window.
AGGCAGAGTCGCTGAGCAAAACGAAGAACGATGTTAGCCGCCCATCTCTCCACCACGATCGACGAGAAGATCTTGCCACTCGAACTGGTTCGCGTCGGACGTGTTCCTGCGGGCTTGGCGACGCCCGATTGTCATGTGGCGGTGTCAGACGCTGGTGGTCCCATCTTCCGAGTCGATGTTCACGCTTCCAGACCGGCTTGCTTTGCCTTCCAGGAGGCAATCCTCTGGCGCGACATCCTGCTTATCGGCTTTGGCGAAGAAGTTCACGCAGTCTCCCTCTCCGATCGATCCGCGCACACGCTCGAGTTGGGGGCTTATTTTGGTCACTTCTACCCGACCGCTGACTATCTGCTGATCGCGTCAGGCGAGCGCCTGTTCCGGATGGAGCCGGATCGTTCGATTCGCTGGAAGAGCGAGCCGGTCGGCATGGACGGTGTGGTCGTTGATGAAGCAGGCCCCACTGTTGTCCGCGGCGAGGGTGAATGGGATCCTCCGGGAGGATGGCGGCCGTTTGCCATCTCCGCTGTTGATGGCAGCCCCGTCCATTAAGCACCGATGGTGAATATCAAGCTCAGCCAATAGCCAGAACTTGACCATTAGCATGCTTCACAATGACACGCCCCGCTTCCACGGCAGGAAGTCGTCCTGGCCTAATGCGACGGCTTTCGGCGTGTAGTCGCCGCTGGCGGTGGCGATGACGAGTTCGAGCATGTCTTCGCCCATTTGCTCGACGGTCTTCGCGCCAGTGATGATGGGTCCGGTGTCGAAGTCGATGAGGTCGGGCATGCGGCGGGCGAGGTCGCTGTTGGTGGCAATTTTGAGCGTGGGGCAGACGGGATTGCCGGTGGGGGTGCCGAGGCCGGTGGTGAAGAGCATCATGTTGCAGCCGCCACCGGCGAGGGCGGTGGTGCTTTCGACGTCGTTGCCGGGGGTGCAGTAGAGCGTGAGGCCGCCGTGCTGGCGGATGGGCTCGGCATAGTCGAGAACATCGACGATGGGACTGGTACCGCCTTTTTTGGCCGCACCAGCGGATTTGATGCCGTCGGTGATGAGGCCGTCGCGGATGTTGCCGGGGCTGGGGTTGGCATCAAAGCCGGAACCGCAGGCCTGGGCCGCACCTTCATAGGCGCGCATGAGGTGGACGAATTTGTCGGCGAGGTCGGCGGTGACGCAGCGGTCGCTGAGACTCTGCTCGACACCGCAGAGTTCGGGGAACTCGCTCAACACGGGCGCACCGCCGAGCGCGGCGAGGAGATCGGCAGTGTGGCCGATGGCGGGATTGGCGGAGATGCCGGAGAAGCCGTCGCTGCCGCCGCATTCGACGGCCATGATGAGATTGCTGAGGGCGCAGGGCTCACGCGTCTGCTCATTGGCGGTGGCGAGGCCGAGGAAGGTGTCGCGGATGGCGTTGGCCATCATGTCGCGTTCGGATTTGCTCTTCTGCTGCTCGTAGATGAGCAGGGGCTTGTCGAACTGCGGATAGAGCGTGGCGAGTTCGTTTTCCAAGAGGCTGACCTGCGCGTGCTGGCAGCCGAGGCTGAGGATGGTGGCTCCGGCGACGTTGGAGTGGTTGATGTAACCGGCGAGTAGTCGGCACAGGGCCTGCGCATCCTGTCGCGTGCCGCCGCAGCCGAGGCCGTGCTCCAGAAACTTCACGCCGTCGATGTTCTTGAAGACGCGGGCAGTGGCGGCGGAAGTCTCTGCTTCGAGCATGGCGGCCTCGATTTGCGCCTTGGATGCGCCTTCGCGCTGCATCTGCACGAGGCGATGCGCGAACTGCTCATAGGGCGAGGTTTTGCCGTAGCCGAGGCTGCGGGTGAGCGCCTCGCGCATGAAGGCGAGGTTGCGGTTCTCGCAGAAGACGAGCGGGATGACGATCCAGAAGTTCGCGGTGCCAGCAGGGCCGTGGGAGCGCTTGAAGCCGTTAAAGGTGCGGTTCTGCCACTTCGAGACATCGGGCGGCGTCCAAGTGTAGTCGCGCTGCTTGCCGCTGAAGGCAGACGTGGCGTGGACGACGTTGTGCGTGTGAATGAGAGCGCCCGTCGCGATGGGCTGCGTGGCTTTGCCAACCGTGACGCCATACATGGTGACGAGATCGCCCACAGCGAAGTCATGCGCGGCGAATTTCTGCTTGGCGGGGATTTTTTCGCGCAGCGTCCAGGTGGTGCCGTTCAATGAGAGCGCCGCGCCAGCGTCGAGATCGTGCAGGGCGACGATGGCGTCGTCGGAGGGGTGGACTTGGAGGATGGAGGCCATGAGAATGGAGAAATAAAGCAGGGACGAGGCATGGGAAGCCTGAATTTTGAACTTTGCTCTTTCTACCAGACCAGCTTAGATCGTCTTTTATGCTCGAAATCAACAATCTCTCGTACGTTGTCCCCGGCAAGAACAAGGAACCCCTCCGGGTGCTGGAGCAGGTCAGCTTCATGGCACCGGGCGGGCATGTGCTGGCGGTGATCGGGCCGTCTGGCAGCGGCAAGACCTCGCTGCTGCGCATCCTGGCCGGTTTGACCGATCCCGAGGCCGGCGAGGTGACCCTGCGCGGGCGTGATCTGATCAAACAACCGTTGTATCCGAACCAGCTCGGCTGGGTGCCTGCGGGGGACGACAGCCTGATCGAGCATCTCACCGTGCGCGAAAACCTCATCAGCGCGGCCCTGCTGCGCGGTGCCGGACGCACGAAGGACGAGATGATCTCCCGCGTGTCGCACGTGCTGGTGACAGTGGGGCTGGAAAACATCGCCACGGAGCGCACCTCGGCGCTGGCGCTGCCGCAACGGCGGCGGCTGAAGCTCGGCCTCGCGCTGGTGGCGGACCCGGCGATCGTGCTGTGCGATGATTTCACCGTGGGACTGGATGTGCGCAGCGAGCGCGAGTTTGAAGCGCTGCTCAAACTGGTGGCCAGCGACCGCCCCGACCGCATCGTGGTCCATGCGACGGACTCTCTGGCGAATCTGGCGGCATATGACACGGTGGTGGTGATGCATGAAGGCTACGTGGCCTTCCATGGACCAGCCCGGGCAGTGCCGCACTATTTCACGGTGCCGACGTATGACGAAGTCTATGCGCGCCTGGCGAAACGCCCGGCCCAACGCTGGGGCGACTCCTGGATGAAACATCGCGACGCGTATTACGCGGCCTTCAAGCTCGGTGGCGGCGCTGAGAATCTCTCCGCCGCCGAGGAGGATCCTGGCGATGAGGATCGCACGATCGTCATGAAGCAACGTGGCGAGGTGGAAGAGGAGAAGAAGCCCGCCGAAGTCGAGGTGCGGCCGATCATTCCGCTTCCGGGCATGTTCACCCAGGCGCAGCATCTGGTGCGCCGCCGCTGGTCGCTGCTACGGCGGACGCCGCGGGAGTGGATCATGCACGCGGCGCTGCTGGTGGGCGCGCCGGCCATTGCCGCCCTGCTGCTGCTGCCGAATCTGAAACTGCTCAAGGACATGCGCGGTGGTGCCGTGAATGCCGAGGTGGTCTGGCCTGCGTCTTACACGATCTCGATGATCGTGCTGGTCCAGGTGCTGCTGGTGATGTTCATGGCGGTGCGGCTCGGGGCGCGGGAAATCGCCGCGCGGCGTGCGATCTACGAGCGCGAGCGTGTCGGTGGCGTGTCACCCTCCGCGTGGCTGCTGGGCTCGCTGCTTTTCATGCTGCCGATCATTCTGGTGCAGAGCATCTGGATGGAAATGTTTCTCGACATCATCACGGGCGGGCTGCCGGGCGCAGGCCTGGCCAAGCTGCTGCTGCCAGCGCTGTCAGGCGCGGCATTTGCCGCCCTCTGCCTGGGCATCTCGGCCAACTCCGGCTCCGCCGAACGGGCTCACAGTGTCTCGCTCACGCTGCTGAGCGCGAATGTGCTGTTCTGCGGGGCGCTGCTCGGCTTTCCGCAAACGCTCGGCCATGTGGTGCATCCCTTCATCACAGCGCACTACGGCTGGTCCGGCATCATCCACTCGATGCAAAACACGCCTTACTTCGGCTTCATCGACCACTTCGTGAAGACGTGGTTCGCCACGCCGAATCTGGCGATGATCATGCTCGGCGTGCATTTCGTCGTCGGCGTGGTGCTGACGTTCGTGGGATTGCGCCGTCGCGGCTGACGCCGGTCAAGATGGCTGAGCCGTCAAGAGGTCAAGGTGGTCAAGAGTTGTACCTGCGAACATTCGAACGCCCGAGACTTGACCACGCCTTGACCGTTGACCTCTTGACCCATCTGAAGCTCTCTTTCTTCCTCTCATCTCATGCCGCTGAATTTCGTCCGCTTCAAACACGCCCGGTTCTCCGCCCGCTTCCCCGACACCTTCCGCTACTCACGCTCGCACTACTGGATGGCTCCGGTGGAGGGTGAATCGAATCTGTGGCGCGTCGGCTTCACCAAATTCGCCACCCGCATGCTCGGTGAACTGGTCGATTGCGAATGGAAGTCCGCTGAAGGCGGCCCTGTGGCCCCCGGCGACAACATCGGCTGGGTCGAAGGCTTCAAAGCCGCGTCGGATGTCTATTGTGTGATGAATGGTGCCTTTGCCGGCGGCAATCCTGAACTCAAGGTCGATGCCTGCATCGTCCGCAGTGATCCCTATGAGCAAGGCTGGCTCTACAGTGTGCGCGGTGATCCAGAGCCCGAAAGCATGGATGTGAACGGCTACATTGACCTCCTCAGCGGCACGATTCAGCGCATGGCTGAAGAAGGACATGGGGAAGAGGAAATGACGAATGACGAATGACGATGCTGATCTGGTTCTGTCATTCGTCATTATTTTCCCGTCACATTCTTCAGCGCCGCGAGTCCCTGCAGCACACGCACCTTCCCGCTGCGAGCACGCTGGGCGATGTTCTCGAAGTGATCAAGGTAGGGCACCTTCTCCTTGTCCTGGTCCTTGCCGATGAAGATGACGAAATTGATCTGCGGCTTGGGCTTGCCCTTCTGCTGGTAGTAGAGGCGGATGGCGTTCTTCACCTGGTCTTCGCGCATGTCGGCGGTGATCTGCTTGTTGAAGTCCGGCGGCCCACGCGGTGGGACCAGTCCCATGTCGCGCCAGACTTCGCCGATGTTCACGATCACGCGCTGTGGAATGCCCT
Protein-coding sequences here:
- a CDS encoding altronate dehydratase family protein yields the protein MASILQVHPSDDAIVALHDLDAGAALSLNGTTWTLREKIPAKQKFAAHDFAVGDLVTMYGVTVGKATQPIATGALIHTHNVVHATSAFSGKQRDYTWTPPDVSKWQNRTFNGFKRSHGPAGTANFWIVIPLVFCENRNLAFMREALTRSLGYGKTSPYEQFAHRLVQMQREGASKAQIEAAMLEAETSAATARVFKNIDGVKFLEHGLGCGGTRQDAQALCRLLAGYINHSNVAGATILSLGCQHAQVSLLENELATLYPQFDKPLLIYEQQKSKSERDMMANAIRDTFLGLATANEQTREPCALSNLIMAVECGGSDGFSGISANPAIGHTADLLAALGGAPVLSEFPELCGVEQSLSDRCVTADLADKFVHLMRAYEGAAQACGSGFDANPSPGNIRDGLITDGIKSAGAAKKGGTSPIVDVLDYAEPIRQHGGLTLYCTPGNDVESTTALAGGGCNMMLFTTGLGTPTGNPVCPTLKIATNSDLARRMPDLIDFDTGPIITGAKTVEQMGEDMLELVIATASGDYTPKAVALGQDDFLPWKRGVSL
- a CDS encoding ABC transporter ATP-binding protein/permease encodes the protein MLEINNLSYVVPGKNKEPLRVLEQVSFMAPGGHVLAVIGPSGSGKTSLLRILAGLTDPEAGEVTLRGRDLIKQPLYPNQLGWVPAGDDSLIEHLTVRENLISAALLRGAGRTKDEMISRVSHVLVTVGLENIATERTSALALPQRRRLKLGLALVADPAIVLCDDFTVGLDVRSEREFEALLKLVASDRPDRIVVHATDSLANLAAYDTVVVMHEGYVAFHGPARAVPHYFTVPTYDEVYARLAKRPAQRWGDSWMKHRDAYYAAFKLGGGAENLSAAEEDPGDEDRTIVMKQRGEVEEEKKPAEVEVRPIIPLPGMFTQAQHLVRRRWSLLRRTPREWIMHAALLVGAPAIAALLLLPNLKLLKDMRGGAVNAEVVWPASYTISMIVLVQVLLVMFMAVRLGAREIAARRAIYERERVGGVSPSAWLLGSLLFMLPIILVQSIWMEMFLDIITGGLPGAGLAKLLLPALSGAAFAALCLGISANSGSAERAHSVSLTLLSANVLFCGALLGFPQTLGHVVHPFITAHYGWSGIIHSMQNTPYFGFIDHFVKTWFATPNLAMIMLGVHFVVGVVLTFVGLRRRG
- a CDS encoding glycine cleavage system protein H → MPLNFVRFKHARFSARFPDTFRYSRSHYWMAPVEGESNLWRVGFTKFATRMLGELVDCEWKSAEGGPVAPGDNIGWVEGFKAASDVYCVMNGAFAGGNPELKVDACIVRSDPYEQGWLYSVRGDPEPESMDVNGYIDLLSGTIQRMAEEGHGEEEMTNDE